Below is a genomic region from Streptomyces sp. RPA4-2.
GGTCGCTGCGTTGATCGTCCCGTCGCCGCCGCAGGCACCGAGCGCGCCGCCCCGCTCCTTCGCGCGGCGGGCGGCCTCCTCCAGGAGTTCCGTGAGGCCCTGTCCCTGCTGGGCCACCGTGATGTCGGCCTTGGGCAGCACCGCGCGCAGATACTCGCTCGCGTCGGGGCCGTCGGCGCTCCACGACAGGCCCGAGGACGAGTTGACCACGATGTGCAGGCCGGCGCCGCCGGGCAGCGCGGGCGCGGGGCGGCGGGGCGGCGCCGCGGCCGCGGCGGCCTCCGGTTTGACCGGCCACCAGCGGGCGGTCAGCGCGGCGGCGCCTGCTCCTATCGCGACGCCCACGGCCACGTCGCCCGGGTGACGGACCTCGGAGCGCATCCGCGCGGCGGTCAGTGCGGCGGCGCCCGGCACGACGAAGAGGCCGTACCGAGGTGCTTCCAGGAGCACTCCCGCCGCGAAGGCGGCCGCGGAGGCGATCCGGCCGGCCGCGTCCAGCGGCTGCGCCCTGCGCACCGCGGGCCGGGCGACGGCGCGGGTCACGGCCGAGGCGATCGCGACGGTGCCGATGCCCCGCAGGGCCGCCCGCCGCGCGGTCCGGTCCCCGGACGCGCCGAGGGCCGCGGCCGCGCCGCCCCACAGAAGACCGCCCGCCACGGTCCGCCGCCACCCGGAGGGACCGGCCCGCAGCACGGACTCCAGGTTCGGCAGCCGGGCCGTCCCGGCGCCCGTTCGTCGCCCTGTCCTGCGCCTTCTCATGGGAAGCCCACCCTCGCGTCTCGACAACTGATCTGCTGGTCGGCAAGGTTGGTGCCGCCCCTGTCCCTGTTCCCCGACTTCGCCCGTTCATGGACGGGCGGGTGCGGCGGTGGTCAGGAGCTCTTCGGCAGCTTCACCACGGACACGAAGAAGTCGTCGATCTGCCGGACGGCCGCGATGAACTGGTCGAGGTCGACCGGCTTGGTGACATAGGCGTTGGCGTGCAGCTTGTAACTGCGCAGGATGTCCTCCTCGGCGGAGGAGGTGGTGAGGACGACGACGGGAATGTGCGCCAGTTCACTGTCCGACTTGATGCGCTCCAGCACCTGACGCCCGTCGTACTTGGGCAGGTTGAGGTCGAGCAGGATCAGGTCGGGCCGCGGCGCGTCCACGTACTGGTTGACGCGGTACAGGAAGTCGAGGGCCTCCTCGCCGTCCCGTACGACGTGCAGGGCGTTGCG
It encodes:
- a CDS encoding diacylglycerol kinase family protein, producing the protein MRRRRTGRRTGAGTARLPNLESVLRAGPSGWRRTVAGGLLWGGAAAALGASGDRTARRAALRGIGTVAIASAVTRAVARPAVRRAQPLDAAGRIASAAAFAAGVLLEAPRYGLFVVPGAAALTAARMRSEVRHPGDVAVGVAIGAGAAALTARWWPVKPEAAAAAAPPRRPAPALPGGAGLHIVVNSSSGLSWSADGPDASEYLRAVLPKADITVAQQGQGLTELLEEAARRAKERGGALGACGGDGTINAATEVAARLGVPLAVFPGGTFNHFAVDLGNQSLEDVVGAVQAGEAVVADLGRARVPGGPEQVFLNTFSLGVYSELVGAREKLEERIGKWPALVVGLAGVLAKGSPVNVSVNGRPKRLWLLFAGNGIYHPAGFAPTYRTQLDDGLLDVRAVDAGTPLARTRLLLAVLTGTLHNSRVLTTAQVRSLRLEALHGDPQFSYDGEVTRVASGRLVLDKLTRAVTLYRPAEKDQWLR
- a CDS encoding response regulator, coding for MTTRVEPIQVLLVEDDPGDELMTREAFEDNKIRNALHVVRDGEEALDFLYRVNQYVDAPRPDLILLDLNLPKYDGRQVLERIKSDSELAHIPVVVLTTSSAEEDILRSYKLHANAYVTKPVDLDQFIAAVRQIDDFFVSVVKLPKSS